In Zingiber officinale cultivar Zhangliang chromosome 8B, Zo_v1.1, whole genome shotgun sequence, a single genomic region encodes these proteins:
- the LOC122014957 gene encoding uncharacterized protein LOC122014957 isoform X1 — translation MDAYQTFTCGRCRASGIVVPFSVVLRWSPCKMSPATKSKSGKLSGKVVKANGKVSSKPSLALPNHGNGVPSNVYNPVTGKFHKFDVSATVSIATSQNNGRLGTIDETENQSVSSFGTSGELDSMSNHNGSGEEDQKEKTTTSTVSRTEPVPGCDTDKREKIRQKNERKHQRQKERRAQDLHERCSGYLMSWKLDMLAQKIVAMGFSPEESTMALIQNEGRVEESIAWLLELSEENKLQISSNTDNSGKWKMDITAELAKLSDMVMKFKCTKQEVERTVVACEGDLEKAEETLKEQNQEGKSASSKLEEAENFVSESGLGNKMIMPVQNGLLRPQQKGIIPVVTQQRIGECNLSDNKAVINGTVDSSNKNLQSLRRMQPKPEWGRPPQLVTPTKVVTPMDKRWSNASSVPSISLSMPSSQQVAAPPSNPYMLMTSNEPKANMPSLTLREPVIVMQRPQSIPPKQNLTSTSRNTSASLPSSTGSYPNGMLSVEMIAENGSLRPNSSYLGLHGVTAQQFVNQNHFRAPSASSVDLDSFATGWGTPFNSNFSASSFAVPSSPSRFAGLPSGPSPPSSVDWSSGVSTRYDYTRVDWRMDKALMEPSTRNFDSSSTWSTMFMGGEVPRPAVNSSGSAYIPWLQDGGLTAEESSNSSGLTEWSSPFAGKDLLSISRRYVTDSLL, via the exons ATGGATGCATATCAAACTTTCACATGTGGCAGATGTAGGGCATCTGGAATTGTTGTTCCTTTCTCAGTTGTGCTGAGATGGAGTCCTTG TAAAATGTCCCCAGCAACTAAATCTAAGTCAGGCAAATTGTCTGGAAAGGTAGTCAAAGCAAATGGCAAAGTCTCTTCAAAACCTTCTTTAGCCCTTCCAAACCACGGAAATGGTGTCCCCTCCAATGTTTATAATCCAGTGACCGGCAAATTCCACAAGTTTGATGTGTCTGCCACTGTTTCCATAGCAACAAGCCAAAACAATGGGCGTCTTGGAACCATAGATGAAACAGAGAATCAGTCTGTTAGTTCATTTGGTACAAGTGGCGAGTTAGATTCCATGTCTAATCATAATGGTTCTGGTGAAGAGGACCAGAAGGAGAAAACAACTACTAGTACTGTATCTCGCACAGAACCTGTACCTGGTTGTGACACGGATAAGAGGGAGAAGATTCGgcagaaaaatgagagaaaacaTCAACGGCAGAAGGAAAGGCGGGCTCAGGATCTACATGAACGCTGTAGTGGATACCTCATGTCTTGGAAACTAGATATGCTTGCTCAGAAAATTGTAGCAATGGGTTTCTCTCCTGAAGAGTCAACAATGGCACTGATACAAAATGAAGGACGGGTTGAAGAATCCATTGCGTGGCTCCTTGAACTGAGTGAAGAAAACAAACTCCAAATTTCTTCCAACACAGACAATTCTGGCAAGTGGAAGATGGACATTACAGCAGAGCTCGCAAAGTTATCAGATATGGTGATGAAGTTCAAGTGCACAAAGCAAGAGGTCGAAAGGACAGTAGTAGCATGTGAGGGTGACTTGGAGAAAGCTGAAGAGACTTTGAAGGAACAGAATCAGGAAGGAAAATCTGCTTCATCAAAATTGGAAGAAGCTGAGAATTTTGTCTCAGAAAGTGGCCTTGGCAATAAGATGATAATGCCTGTTCAAAATGGATTGTTAAGACCGCAACAGAAGGGAATAATTCCAGTTGTCACTCAACAACGGATAGGTGAGTGCAATTTAAGCGATAATAAAGCTGTGATAAATGGAACTGTGGACTCTTCAAACAAGAATTTGCAGTCTTTGAGGAGGATGCAGCCCAAACCAGAGTGGGGAAGACCACCCCAACTTGTTACTCCCACAAAAGTTGTTACTCCCATGGATAAAAGGTGGTCCAATGCTAGCTCTGTTCCTTCCATTTCATTATCTATGCCATCGTCTCAGCAGGTAGCCGCACCTCCATCTAACCCATACATGCTGATGACGAGTAATGAGCCAAAGGCTAACATGCCATCACTAACATTGAGGGAGCCTGTTATTGTAATGCAGCGGCCCCAATCTATTCCTcccaaacaaaacttaacatcgACAAGCAGGAACACCAGTGCATCGTTACCCTCTTCCACAGGATCATATCCAAATGGTATGTTGAGTGTGGAGATGATCGCGGAAAATGGAAGCTTGAGGCCAAACTCATCTTACTTGGGTTTGCATGGTGTTACTGCTCAACAGTTCGTTAACCAGAATCATTTCAGAGCTCCCAGTGCTAGCTCAGTGGATCTGGATTCTTTTGCAACTGGTTGGGGCACTCCATTCAACTCAAACTTTTCAGCATCATCTTTTGCGGTTCCTTCTTCCCCCAGTCGCTTTGCTGGTCTCCCTTCCGGGCCATCCCCTCCATCCTCAGTCGACTGGAGTTCTGGTGTGTCTACACGATACGACTATACTCGTGTAGATTGGAGGATGGATAAAGCTCTTATGGAGCCTTCCACAAGGAATTTTGACTCATCATCAACATGGTCCACCATGTTCATGGGTGGCGAGGTGCCAAGGCCAGCCGTGAATTCATCAGGCAGTGCCTACATTCCTTGGCTGCAGGATGGCGGTCTCACAGCCGAGGAGTCTTCAAACTCCTCTGGGTTAACTGAGTGGTCATCTCCGTTTGCAGGGAAGGACCTACTCAGCATATCAAGACGGTATGTCACCGATTCTTTGCTCTAG
- the LOC122014957 gene encoding uncharacterized protein LOC122014957 isoform X2, which yields MSPATKSKSGKLSGKVVKANGKVSSKPSLALPNHGNGVPSNVYNPVTGKFHKFDVSATVSIATSQNNGRLGTIDETENQSVSSFGTSGELDSMSNHNGSGEEDQKEKTTTSTVSRTEPVPGCDTDKREKIRQKNERKHQRQKERRAQDLHERCSGYLMSWKLDMLAQKIVAMGFSPEESTMALIQNEGRVEESIAWLLELSEENKLQISSNTDNSGKWKMDITAELAKLSDMVMKFKCTKQEVERTVVACEGDLEKAEETLKEQNQEGKSASSKLEEAENFVSESGLGNKMIMPVQNGLLRPQQKGIIPVVTQQRIGECNLSDNKAVINGTVDSSNKNLQSLRRMQPKPEWGRPPQLVTPTKVVTPMDKRWSNASSVPSISLSMPSSQQVAAPPSNPYMLMTSNEPKANMPSLTLREPVIVMQRPQSIPPKQNLTSTSRNTSASLPSSTGSYPNGMLSVEMIAENGSLRPNSSYLGLHGVTAQQFVNQNHFRAPSASSVDLDSFATGWGTPFNSNFSASSFAVPSSPSRFAGLPSGPSPPSSVDWSSGVSTRYDYTRVDWRMDKALMEPSTRNFDSSSTWSTMFMGGEVPRPAVNSSGSAYIPWLQDGGLTAEESSNSSGLTEWSSPFAGKDLLSISRRYVTDSLL from the coding sequence ATGTCCCCAGCAACTAAATCTAAGTCAGGCAAATTGTCTGGAAAGGTAGTCAAAGCAAATGGCAAAGTCTCTTCAAAACCTTCTTTAGCCCTTCCAAACCACGGAAATGGTGTCCCCTCCAATGTTTATAATCCAGTGACCGGCAAATTCCACAAGTTTGATGTGTCTGCCACTGTTTCCATAGCAACAAGCCAAAACAATGGGCGTCTTGGAACCATAGATGAAACAGAGAATCAGTCTGTTAGTTCATTTGGTACAAGTGGCGAGTTAGATTCCATGTCTAATCATAATGGTTCTGGTGAAGAGGACCAGAAGGAGAAAACAACTACTAGTACTGTATCTCGCACAGAACCTGTACCTGGTTGTGACACGGATAAGAGGGAGAAGATTCGgcagaaaaatgagagaaaacaTCAACGGCAGAAGGAAAGGCGGGCTCAGGATCTACATGAACGCTGTAGTGGATACCTCATGTCTTGGAAACTAGATATGCTTGCTCAGAAAATTGTAGCAATGGGTTTCTCTCCTGAAGAGTCAACAATGGCACTGATACAAAATGAAGGACGGGTTGAAGAATCCATTGCGTGGCTCCTTGAACTGAGTGAAGAAAACAAACTCCAAATTTCTTCCAACACAGACAATTCTGGCAAGTGGAAGATGGACATTACAGCAGAGCTCGCAAAGTTATCAGATATGGTGATGAAGTTCAAGTGCACAAAGCAAGAGGTCGAAAGGACAGTAGTAGCATGTGAGGGTGACTTGGAGAAAGCTGAAGAGACTTTGAAGGAACAGAATCAGGAAGGAAAATCTGCTTCATCAAAATTGGAAGAAGCTGAGAATTTTGTCTCAGAAAGTGGCCTTGGCAATAAGATGATAATGCCTGTTCAAAATGGATTGTTAAGACCGCAACAGAAGGGAATAATTCCAGTTGTCACTCAACAACGGATAGGTGAGTGCAATTTAAGCGATAATAAAGCTGTGATAAATGGAACTGTGGACTCTTCAAACAAGAATTTGCAGTCTTTGAGGAGGATGCAGCCCAAACCAGAGTGGGGAAGACCACCCCAACTTGTTACTCCCACAAAAGTTGTTACTCCCATGGATAAAAGGTGGTCCAATGCTAGCTCTGTTCCTTCCATTTCATTATCTATGCCATCGTCTCAGCAGGTAGCCGCACCTCCATCTAACCCATACATGCTGATGACGAGTAATGAGCCAAAGGCTAACATGCCATCACTAACATTGAGGGAGCCTGTTATTGTAATGCAGCGGCCCCAATCTATTCCTcccaaacaaaacttaacatcgACAAGCAGGAACACCAGTGCATCGTTACCCTCTTCCACAGGATCATATCCAAATGGTATGTTGAGTGTGGAGATGATCGCGGAAAATGGAAGCTTGAGGCCAAACTCATCTTACTTGGGTTTGCATGGTGTTACTGCTCAACAGTTCGTTAACCAGAATCATTTCAGAGCTCCCAGTGCTAGCTCAGTGGATCTGGATTCTTTTGCAACTGGTTGGGGCACTCCATTCAACTCAAACTTTTCAGCATCATCTTTTGCGGTTCCTTCTTCCCCCAGTCGCTTTGCTGGTCTCCCTTCCGGGCCATCCCCTCCATCCTCAGTCGACTGGAGTTCTGGTGTGTCTACACGATACGACTATACTCGTGTAGATTGGAGGATGGATAAAGCTCTTATGGAGCCTTCCACAAGGAATTTTGACTCATCATCAACATGGTCCACCATGTTCATGGGTGGCGAGGTGCCAAGGCCAGCCGTGAATTCATCAGGCAGTGCCTACATTCCTTGGCTGCAGGATGGCGGTCTCACAGCCGAGGAGTCTTCAAACTCCTCTGGGTTAACTGAGTGGTCATCTCCGTTTGCAGGGAAGGACCTACTCAGCATATCAAGACGGTATGTCACCGATTCTTTGCTCTAG
- the LOC122017748 gene encoding protein FLX-like 3 isoform X2: MVITNIHAEKETHARELIEKGLKLEADLRAAEPLREEVIHLRLQIKKLTSTKQELTNQVQSLTQELTRVRADNQQILTMKAEIDKLHQELMRVWTGIEYEKKGNYKLMEQKQSMEKKLISMTCEIEKSRADLATMDGRPWVVGLDVCSN; encoded by the exons ATGGTGATTACAAATATCCATGCTGAGAAAGAAACCCATGcaagggagttgattgagaaaggtCTAAAGCTTGAGGCTGACCTGAGAGCTGCTGAACCTTTAAGGGAGGAAGTCATACATCTTCGTTTGCAAATTAAGAAGTTAACTTCTACAAAGCAGGAGCTCACCAACCAGGTTCAATCTCTGACACAAGAATTAACAAGAGTGCGAGCTGATAATCAACAAATCCTCACTATGAAGGCTGAAATTGATAAGCTTCATCAGGAACTTATGCGTGTTTG GACGGGTATTGAGTACGAGAAGAAAGGAAACTATAAACTAATGGAACAAAAGCAGTCAATGGAGAAAAAGTTGATTTCCATGACATGTGAGATTGAAAAGTCGCGTGCTGATTTGGCTACCATGGATGGGAGACCATGGGTTGTAG GTTTGGATGTCTGTAGCAACTGA
- the LOC122017748 gene encoding protein FLX-like 3 isoform X1, which produces MVITNIHAEKETHARELIEKGLKLEADLRAAEPLREEVIHLRLQIKKLTSTKQELTNQVQSLTQELTRVRADNQQILTMKAEIDKLHQELMRVWTGIEYEKKGNYKLMEQKQSMEKKLISMTCEIEKSRADLATMDGRPWVVAEGCFILSKALYITGFLTGQIFFMCF; this is translated from the exons ATGGTGATTACAAATATCCATGCTGAGAAAGAAACCCATGcaagggagttgattgagaaaggtCTAAAGCTTGAGGCTGACCTGAGAGCTGCTGAACCTTTAAGGGAGGAAGTCATACATCTTCGTTTGCAAATTAAGAAGTTAACTTCTACAAAGCAGGAGCTCACCAACCAGGTTCAATCTCTGACACAAGAATTAACAAGAGTGCGAGCTGATAATCAACAAATCCTCACTATGAAGGCTGAAATTGATAAGCTTCATCAGGAACTTATGCGTGTTTG GACGGGTATTGAGTACGAGAAGAAAGGAAACTATAAACTAATGGAACAAAAGCAGTCAATGGAGAAAAAGTTGATTTCCATGACATGTGAGATTGAAAAGTCGCGTGCTGATTTGGCTACCATGGATGGGAGACCATGGGTTGTAG CTGAAGGCTGTTTCATCCTTAGCAAGGCATTGTACATTACTGGGTTCCTTACTGGACAAATATTTTTTATGTGCTTTTGA
- the LOC122017748 gene encoding protein FLX-like 3 isoform X3, with amino-acid sequence MVITNIHAEKETHARELIEKGLKLEADLRAAEPLREEVIHLRLQIKKLTSTKQELTNQVQSLTQELTRVRADNQQILTMKAEIDKLHQELMRVWTGIEYEKKGNYKLMEQKQSMEKKLISMTCEIEKSRADLATMDGRPWVVGNIHPYV; translated from the exons ATGGTGATTACAAATATCCATGCTGAGAAAGAAACCCATGcaagggagttgattgagaaaggtCTAAAGCTTGAGGCTGACCTGAGAGCTGCTGAACCTTTAAGGGAGGAAGTCATACATCTTCGTTTGCAAATTAAGAAGTTAACTTCTACAAAGCAGGAGCTCACCAACCAGGTTCAATCTCTGACACAAGAATTAACAAGAGTGCGAGCTGATAATCAACAAATCCTCACTATGAAGGCTGAAATTGATAAGCTTCATCAGGAACTTATGCGTGTTTG GACGGGTATTGAGTACGAGAAGAAAGGAAACTATAAACTAATGGAACAAAAGCAGTCAATGGAGAAAAAGTTGATTTCCATGACATGTGAGATTGAAAAGTCGCGTGCTGATTTGGCTACCATGGATGGGAGACCATGGGTTGTAG GTAACATTCATCCTTATGTCTAA